From a region of the Podospora pseudopauciseta strain CBS 411.78 chromosome 7 map unlocalized CBS411.78m_7, whole genome shotgun sequence genome:
- a CDS encoding uncharacterized protein (COG:S; EggNog:ENOG503NW89) translates to MTLSTIPQRILQRLPFSSSTTPLQALTYLLGISLFSISFLVFLNSSLSFVITDLIGVKEGVGDIVGTLGFVDELVALVACPIWGLVSDRAGVRYVAVAGYAVIGLALFLFVQARNVYPQLLLARIFFAVGATAAATMVTAILPSLTDETGPVAENVRKPSTRGRARTSVALSVDSEVTITPETFRNTSSNYASSTEDTAVEGDEGKKQGKPSALAGFVGLFTGCGALVALSLFLPLPARFGKIEGVTTGLAVQYSYYTVGVVSFLVAIFVFFGLRKIKGEEGKGWRMLFGLRGSTPQGAASAHPRSKAIPYHHLLRDSILLALGDSDICLGYLGGFVARASTVAISLFIPLYINAFFMRHGYCQGSPNDPSPELKKECRQAYILSAILTGVAQLMGLICAPLFGYLSHKPHHRVNWPIVIATLFGIIGYMIFPSLASPEFKDVDSRGGKPVVFLLVALMGISQIGAIVCSLGSLGKGVLKTDIVNVLAVPGSDGGETLIESADGEGDTAPLLENEDVVPEDTVSRVRLKGSVAGVYSWCGGLAILLLTKLGGWLFDAWWEGAPFYLMGGFNALLLVAAVGVDVGRGWKRRRSRRVMLD, encoded by the exons atgACGCTCAGCACAATACCCCAGCGCATCCTCCAGCGCCTGCCCTTCTCGAGCTCGACGACGCCGCTGCAGGCGCTGACGTACCTCCTCGGGATATCCCTCTTCAGCATCTcgttcctcgtcttcctcaacaGCAGCTTGTCCTTTGTGATTACCGATTTGATAGGCGTGAAGGAAGGAGTGGGGGATATCGTAGGGACGTTGGGGTTTGTCGATGAGCTCGTCGCGCTGGTGGCTTGCCCgatttgggggttggtgtcggATAGAGCTGGTGTGAGATATGTAGCTGTTGCTGGGTATGCTGTCATTGGTCTTGCGCTGTTCCTGTTTGTGCAGGCGCGCAATGTGTATCCTcagttgttgttggcgaggatATTCTTTGCTGTCGGGGCGACGGCTGC GGCTACCATGGTTACTGCTATTCTTCCCTCCTTGACCGATGAGACTGGTCCCGTGGCTGAGAATGTGCGCAAACCCTCCACAAGAGGGAGAGCGAGAACAAGCGTTGCGTTGTCTGTCGATTCGGAAGTGACTATCACTCCTGAGACGTTTCGCAATACCAGCTCCAACTATGCCTCCTCGACAGAAGACACCGCGGTGGAAGGAGACGAGGGAAAGAAACAAGGAAAGCCATCAGCGCTCGCCGGCTTCGTTGGGCTGTTCACCGGCTGCGGTGCCCTGGTAGCCCTCAGTTTgttcctcccactccccgcTCGGTTTGGCAAAATCGAGGGCGTCACCACCGGCCTGGCCGTCCAATATAGCTACTATACCGTTGGCGTGGTCTCCTTTCTGGTCGCCATCTTTGTCTTCTTTGGTCTGCGCAAGATcaaaggtgaagaaggcaaGGGCTGGCGAATGTTGTTTGGTCTCCGGGGCTCAACCCCCCAAGGCGCTGCCTCAGCCCACCCCCGAAGC AAAGCAATCccctaccaccacctcctcagagactccatcctcctcgccctcggcgaCAGCGACATATGCCTAGGCTACCTAGGCGGCTTCGTCGCCCGCGCCTCCACCGTCGCCATATCCCTCTTCATCCCCCTCTACATCAACGCCTTCTTCATGCGCCACGGCTACTGCCAGGGCTCCCCCAACGATCCCTCCCCGGAACTGAAAAAAGAGTGCCGCCAGGCGTACATCCTCTCTGCCATCCTAACCGGAGTCGCCCAGCTGATGGGTTTGATTTGCGCCCCTCTCTTTGGGTATCTCAGTCATAAACCCCACCATAGGGTCAACTGGCCTATTGTCATTGCTACCTTGTTCGGTATAATAGGGTACATGATCTTCCCGTCTCTTGCGAGCCCGGAGTTTAAAGATGTCGACTCCCGCGGTGGGAAACCGGTTGTTTTTCTGCTTGTGGCCCTGATGGGAATAAGCCAGATTGGCGCGATTGTTTGTTCGCTTGGCTcgttggggaagggggtgttgaagaCGGATATTGTTAATGTTTTGGCTGTGCCGGGGAGTGATGGGGGGGAGACGCTTATCGAAAGTGccgatggggagggggacacGGCGCCGCTTTTGGAAAATGAGGATGTCGTGCCGGAGGATACGGTGTCGAGGGTTAGGCTGAAGGGGTCGGTGGCGGGGGTGTATAGCTGGTGCGGGGGGTTGGCGATATTGCTGTTGACGAagctgggggggtggttgtttgatgcttggtgggagggggcgCCGTTTTATCTGATGGGGGGGTTTAAtgctttgttgttggtggcggcggtgggggttgatgttgggagggggtggaagaggaggaggagtagaaGGGTCATGTTGGATTAG
- a CDS encoding uncharacterized protein (EggNog:ENOG503PQ0J), giving the protein MTTTPSPLLAIRSSSLQMLASLLRLPPEMMAGGVTTREMPAQWLAEQKQVVDSGVLPFEVLAKHTTTAREVSSPSRWRRVVAPFLLTGSRQRGLCQAHGGLDYDLVREVYGLVRKEVVDGGEGVRSWLRFISRRREEYKRDDWRDVRGFVEDMAGVVVLMEGFEVGDGVDEERWEGYFGRGVRMEDVKERFGTGWERVGSGCLACVLGVIGGRKEVVVGLRGSCLSRAKRRTPRLEGRWLGGWMDGEMVRDSEVLAGRLRVVRRLQEGRSGGKRVGMDFVRGVEEVRLADNAGHRAGGNAIYEGEGSRQLSTNNPYRTTDPKSPSPPVPPPQEPFGGFDGAFDSDDDHYQQILNTLVPPGNHIQNPIPPPTPPSMSDSRDYHPPRRSWTAPIPPLSLPRRCPPPHHSHPPANLNPQVHTAIIPPPSSSYYADEILNHYQDYQDHKPSARTRSSTIFSGRPRPEEYDSLVAMDNDEAALLCRREHQKRLDECYSEKSTKARLKRGLERGRSSPGSDGGRTEWGDFCRF; this is encoded by the coding sequence atgaccaccaccccgtcgCCTCTACTCGCCATACGGAGCAGCTCCCTCCAGATGCTCGCCTCGTTGCTCCGTCTCCCGCCCGAGATGATGGCTGGGGGGGTAACCACGAGGGAGATGCCTGCCCAATGGCTCGCGGAGCAGAAGCAGGTGGTTGACTCGGGGGTTTTGCCTTTCGAGGTGCTGGCgaaacacaccaccaccgcgagGGAAGTGTCGTCGCCGtccaggtggaggagggttgttgcTCCGTTCTTGCTTACCGGCAGTCGTCAACGGGGGTTGTGTCAAGCCCATGGTGGTCTCGATTATGACCTTGTCAGGGAGGTTTATGGCTTGGTTaggaaggaggtggttgatggcggggagggggtgaggtcTTGGTTGAGGTTTATTTCTCGGCGTCGAGAGGAATATAAACGGGATGATTGGAGGGAtgtgagggggtttgttgaggatatggcgggggtggttgtgttgatggaggggtttgaggtgggtgacggggtggatgaggagcgGTGGGAGGGGTATTTTGGAAGGGGGGTACGGATGGAAGATGTGAAAGAAAGGTTCGGGacggggtgggagagggtgggaagTGGGTGTTTGGCTTGTGTTTTGGGGGTTATTGgcgggaggaaggaggtggttgttgggttgagggggagttgCTTATCGcgggcgaagaggaggacgccgAGGCTGGAGGGacggtggttgggggggtggatggatggggagatggtgagggatAGTGAGGTGCtggcggggaggttgagggttgtgaggaggctgcaggaggggaggtctggggggaagagggtgggcATGGATTttgtgaggggggttgaggaggtgaggttggctgACAATGCTGGTCACCGAGCTGGTGGCAATGCGATATATGAGGGTGAGGGCAGCAGGCAACtcagcaccaacaacccgTACAGAACTACTGACCCTAAAagcccatcaccaccggtaccaccaccacaagaacCATTCGGCGGGTTTGACGGCGCCTTCGATTCCGACGATGACCACTACCAACAaatcctcaacaccctcgttCCCCCCGGCAATCACATCCAAAATCCCATACCACCCCCGACACCCCCATCCATGAGTGACTCTAGAGACTATCATCCCCCTCGCCGAAGCTGGACAGCCCCcataccccccctttcccttcctcgccgctgccccccaccccatcatTCTCACCCTCCTGCAAACTTGAATCCCCAAGTTCACACCGccatcatcccacccccctcctcaagctACTACGCCGACGAAATCCTCAACCATTATCAGGATTATCAGGATCACAAACCATCAGCCAGAACAAGATCCAGCACCATCTTCTCTGGGAGACCCCGGCCGGAAGAATACGACAGCTTGGTTGCCATGGACAACGATGAAGCGGCTTTGTTGTGTCGCCGTGAACATCAGAAACGTTTGGACGAATGCTACAGTGAGAAGAGCACAAAGGCGAGGCTGAAAAGGGGGCTCGAAAGGGGCAGGAGCAGTCCAGGAAGTGATGGGGGCAGGACAGAGTGGGGTGATTTCTGTCGGTTTTGA
- the fsf1 gene encoding Sideroflexin FSF1 (COG:S; EggNog:ENOG503NVNM) → MSSSLPGVRPLPDSQYDLSTYWGRVRHTASITDPRTLLVGSAGLTDAKNLLIAYKNGQIPHMTPDLWKAKKIVDSTLHPDTGEAVFLPFRMSCFVLSNLVVTAGMLTPGLGNRGTIAWQVANQSLNVAINYSNSNKSSPLSWSKIAQSYFLAVGASCSVAVGLNSLVPRLKSITPSTRLILGRLVPFAAVASAGALNVFLMRGEEIRTGIDVFPVLSQKAREAFAAQGKSPSEVESLGKSQKAATLAVGETAVSRVLNSSPIMVIPALALVRFQRTEWLRKNPRWTTPLNLGLILVTSYAVLPLALAAFPQRQKVRADSLEERFHGRGGEGGLVEFNRGI, encoded by the exons atGTCTTCGTCTCTGCCAGGCGTCCGGCCACTTCCCGACTCTCAGTATGATCTTAGCACCTACTGGGGCCGTGTGAGGCATACTGCGAGCATTACAGATCCGAG GACCCTCCTCGTAGGCAGTGCCGGTCTTACAGATGCCAAAaacctcctcatcgcctACAAGAATGGGCAAATTCCACACATGACCCCCGACCTCtggaaggccaagaagattGTCGACTCGACTCTGCACCCAGACACAGGCGAGGCggtcttcctccccttccgcATGTCATGCTTTGTCCTCTCCAACTTGGTGGTGACAGCGGGCATGTTGACCCCTGGCCTTGGT AACCGCGGCACCATCGCCTGGCAAGTAGCCAACCAGTCCCTCAACGTAGCAATCAACTactccaactccaacaaaTCCTCCCCCTTATCCTGGTCCAAAATCGCCCAATCCTACTTCCTCGCCGTCGGCGCCTCCTGCTCCGTAGCCGTAGGCCTCAACTCCCTCGTCCCCCGTCTGAAATCCatcaccccttccacccgcctcatcctcggccgcctcgtCCCCTTCGCCGCCGTGGCCTCGGCCGGTGCCCTCAACGTCTTCCTCATGCGCGGGGAGGAGATCCGCACCGGCATCGACGTCTTCCCTGTCCTGTCTCAAAAGGCCAGGGAGGCGTTTGCTGCCCAGGGCAAGTCCCCCTCCGAGGTGGAGAGTCTGGGCAAGAGCCAAAAGGCGGCGAcgttggcggtgggggagacGGCGGTGAGCAGGGTGCTGAATTCGTCCCCGATCATGGTCATCCCAGCGCTGGCGCTGGTGAGGTTCCAGAGGACGGAGTGGCTGAGGAAGAACCCTAGGTGGACGACGCCGTTGAATTTGGGGTTGATCTTGGTGACGTCGTATGCGGTTTTGCCGTTGGCGCTGGCGGCGTTCCCGCAGAGGCAGAAGGTTAGGGCGGATagtttggaggagaggtttcATGGacggggtggggagggggggttggtggagttCAATAGGGGTATTTGA
- the LKH1 gene encoding serine threonine protein kinase CMGC group (COG:T; EggNog:ENOG503NUFQ) → MSTPTTATATLPPYSHSHFHYPHHHQQHKSFPQPNTSAYRSTNPVLPPASRLVYPSTSGYNTHPATHAASNGASLMPLEPSRHHPHDSADLASHRSESLYSTMPATSQSSRTQVVTNPPPSSSKKRQRDVDWNDFYKNGLPTEIIVIDDSPEPEEPATSKNLTNGHSYASGPTDASVAPPAKRRRKETDAAPYDPVHHIASHTHTPRQYGSPSKSTTSSGRTNSANHTTAATSLGSLSSNGQYDHELQQASQGQKRKRTRAQTNSEAKRREALVTDAFASYIPPRQPIKKSRDVPVQIITDPPHMQTSRVDDDEGHYIVVPDNPLTERYQMVKLLGQGTFGKVVQAKDRQRPGKLVAIKIIRSVQKYREASKIELRVLETLKANDPENRNRCIHLRDCFDYRGHICIVMDLLGQSVFDFLKSNNFVPFPNSQIQSFARQLFTSVAFLHDLNLIHTDLKPENILLCHNEYQTFTYNRKIPSSSSNVARQATQRRVLLDTEIRLIDFGSATFQDEYHSSVVSTRHYRAPEIILGLGWSFPCDIWSIGCILVEFFTGDALFQTHDNLEHLAMMQAVVDANIDTHLVQSVNRQPRNGTNPASRYFKRNKLDYPTADTTRQSKRFVRAMKTLPEIIPPNNKFLKEFLALLQKIFVYDPAKRITAKEALSHPWFQEHAYPDDGTEAARIRAEKQRLNELSAIAP, encoded by the exons ATGTCGACTCCGACTACTGCAACTGCGACGCTCCCTCCTTACAGTCACAGTCACTTTCActacccacaccaccaccagcagcataAATCGTTCCCACAACCAAATACCTCTGCCTATCGCTCTACGAACCCGGTGCTTCCTCCTGCCTCCCGTCTCGTTTATCCCTCTACCTCCGGCTACAACACTCACCCGGCGACACACGCCGCGTCAAATGGAGCGAGTCTGATGCCTCTGGAGCCATCGAGACACCACCCACACGACTCGGCCGACTTGGCCTCCCATCGCTCGGAATCGCTCTACTCAACCATGCCGGCAACCTCGCAGTCAAGCCGAACCCAAGTGGTGACCAACCCGCCGCCCTCATCGTCAAaaaagagacagagagaTGTCGATTGGAATGATTTCTACAAAAATGGCCTGCCGACCGAAATCATCGTCATTGATGACTCCCCCGAGCCCGAGGAGCCGGCAACGTCCAAGAACCTGACCAACGGACATTCCTATGCCAGCGGCCCGACCGATGCTTCGGTCGCCCCTCCggccaagaggaggagaaaagagaCTGATGCGGCGCCTTACGACCCTGTTCACCATATCGCATCACACACCCACACTCCTCGCCAGTATGGGTCGCCAAGCAAATCGACAACGTCAAGTGGCCGTACCAACTCTGCCAATCATACCACGGCCGCTACCTCACTTGGCTCACTTTCATCAAACGGTCAGTATGACCACGAGTTGCAGCAAGCGAGCCAGGGCCAGAAGCGGAAAAGAACCCGGGCGCAGACGAACAGCGAGGCGAAGCGTCGCGAGGCTCTGGTCACAGATGCTTTTGCCAGCTAcattcctcctcggcagcccATCAAGAAGTCCCGAGATGTCCCGGTCCAGATCATCACTGAT CCTCCGCACATGCAGACCTCGCGGGTCGACGATGACGAAGGTCACTACATTGTTGTGCCGGACAATCCCTTGACTGAGCGAT ATCAAATGGTCAAGCTGCTTGGACAAGGCACGTTCGGCAAAGTCGTCCAAGCCAAGGACAGGCAGCGTCCAGGGAAGTTGGTCGCCATCAAGATCATTCGCTCGGTGCAAAAGTACCGCGAAGCCAGCAAGATTGAGCTCCGAGTCCTGGAAACGCTCAAGGCCAACGACCCGGAGAATCGCAACAGGTGCATTCACCTCCGAGACTGCTTCGACTACCGCGGCCACATCTGCATCGTTATGGACCTGTTGGGTCAGAGCGTGTTCGACTTTCTTAAGAGCAATAATTTCGTCCCCTTTCCCAACAGCCAGATTCAGAGCTTCGCCCGCCAGCTGTTTACCAGCGTAGCCT TCTTGCATGATCTCAACTTGATCCACACGGATTTGAAGCCCGAGAATATCTTGCTTTGTCATAACGAGTACCAGACGTTCACGTACAACCGCAAGATTCCATCCTCGAGCAGCAATGTTGCCCGCCAGGCCACACAAAGAAGAGTATTGTTGGACACCGAGATCCGGTTGATTGACTTTGGGTCTGCAACATTTCAGGACGAATATCACTCGTCCGTTGTGTCAACTCGGCATTACCGTGCACCCGAAATCattcttggtcttggctggTCTTTCCCCTGCGACATTTGGAGCATTGGATGCATTCTCGTCGAGTTCTTCACCGGAGATGCCCTTTTCCAGACACACGATAACCTCGAGCATCTGGCCATGAtgcaggcggtggtggacgCCAATATTGACACTCACCTTGTCCAGTCTGTTAACCGCCAGCCACGCAATGGCACCAACCCAGCATCCAG GTACTTCAAGCGGAACAAGCTTGATTACCCGACAGCAGATACCACAAGACAGTCGAAGAGATTTGTCAGAGCAATGAAGACACTTCCG GAGATCATTCCACCGAATAACAAGTTCCTGAAAGAGTTCTTGGCCCTTTTACAAAAGATCTTTGTCTATGACCCTGCCAAACGGATAACGGCCAAGGAGGCTCTGAGCCATCCCTGGTTCCAAGAACACGCTTACCCCGACGACGGAACCGAGGCTGCTCGCATTCGCGCCGAAAAGCAGAGACTCAACGAACTGTCGGCCATTGCGCCATGA